In the Alteromonas sp. M12 genome, one interval contains:
- a CDS encoding ABC transporter ATP-binding protein — MLQLIDIKKQFQNGEEIVTALDGVTLNIHENEFVAVMGSSGSGKSTLMNVLGCLDTPNQGQYLLAGQDVAKLDDDTLSGIRNTHIGFIFQTFHLLPKLDALGNVLLPLRYADTSEEEAMQRALGLIDRVGISHRKHHKPFEMSGGQRQRVAIARALINQPKVILADEPTGNLDSKTSVEIMALLTELHQAGQTIVMVTHEEEIATYAQRVIRMKDGKIIDEH; from the coding sequence ATGCTACAACTCATTGATATTAAAAAACAGTTTCAAAATGGTGAGGAAATCGTCACTGCCTTAGATGGCGTTACACTCAACATACATGAAAATGAATTTGTTGCGGTAATGGGCAGTTCGGGATCAGGAAAATCGACTTTAATGAATGTGCTGGGGTGTTTAGATACGCCTAATCAAGGTCAGTACTTACTAGCAGGTCAAGACGTCGCCAAATTAGACGATGATACCCTCTCTGGCATCCGCAATACCCATATTGGTTTTATATTTCAAACCTTTCACCTATTACCGAAACTTGATGCATTAGGTAACGTACTTTTGCCCTTGCGCTATGCCGATACCAGCGAAGAGGAAGCGATGCAACGGGCGTTAGGGTTAATAGATAGGGTGGGAATAAGTCACCGAAAACATCATAAGCCTTTTGAAATGTCGGGAGGACAACGGCAGCGTGTGGCGATCGCGCGAGCGCTCATTAACCAACCCAAAGTGATCTTGGCTGATGAGCCTACCGGAAACTTAGACAGCAAAACCTCGGTTGAAATTATGGCATTGCTAACAGAATTGCATCAAGCAGGCCAAACCATCGTAATGGTCACCCATGAAGAAGAAATTGCGACTTATGCGCAACGGGTTATCAGAATGAAAGATGGGAAGATCATTGATGAACATTAA